Proteins from one Catenuloplanes atrovinosus genomic window:
- the mctP gene encoding monocarboxylate uptake permease MctP, which yields MSDHIVEIVVFTALFLLVSVMGFVAARWRAPQDLNHLDEWGLGGRNFGGWITWFLVGGDLYTAYTFVAVPALLFGAGAAGFFAVPYTIIVYPMVFLVLVRLWSVSHRHGFVTPADFVRARFGSPTLALLVAITGIAATMPYIALQLVGIEAVLKTMGVTGDSALARHAPIIVAFAILAAYTYQSGLRAPALIAFVKDTLIYIVILVAVIYLPAKLGGWNSIFDAAEAKFAASPAPNDGITLNVNNQLQYITLALGSAMALFLYPHSITGVLASRDRGVIKRNMSALPAYSLLLGLIALLGFMAIAAGVKPLPGAREGTVDSNTVVPLLFDQQFPAWFAGVAFAAVGIGALVPAAIMSIAAANLFTRNIYKEYLRKDATPAQEANVSKITSLVVKVGAVACIVFLDPQFSIDLQLIGGVIILQTLPAVALGLYTRWLHRGALVAGWVAGMGLGMWMLYQIPNAATGRAHFGGSAFPLSKFGFDTTMTIYVGLVAVALNVLVAVIATLILRSMNVAEGEDGTTREDYFADATTAAPTTPAGSTPAAPTTTT from the coding sequence ATGAGCGACCACATCGTCGAGATCGTCGTCTTCACCGCACTGTTCCTGCTGGTCAGCGTGATGGGATTCGTCGCGGCCCGGTGGCGGGCGCCGCAGGACCTCAACCACCTGGACGAGTGGGGCCTCGGCGGCCGCAACTTCGGCGGATGGATCACCTGGTTCCTGGTCGGCGGCGACCTCTACACCGCGTACACGTTCGTGGCGGTGCCGGCGCTGCTGTTCGGCGCGGGCGCGGCCGGGTTCTTCGCGGTGCCGTACACGATCATCGTGTACCCGATGGTGTTCCTGGTCCTGGTCCGGCTCTGGTCGGTGTCGCACCGGCACGGCTTCGTCACGCCGGCCGACTTCGTGCGCGCCCGGTTCGGCTCGCCGACGCTCGCGCTGCTGGTCGCGATCACCGGCATCGCGGCGACCATGCCCTACATCGCGCTCCAGTTGGTCGGCATCGAGGCGGTGCTGAAGACCATGGGCGTGACCGGTGACTCCGCGCTGGCCCGGCACGCGCCGATCATAGTGGCGTTCGCGATCCTGGCCGCCTACACCTATCAGTCCGGCCTGCGCGCGCCCGCGCTGATCGCGTTCGTCAAGGACACCCTGATCTACATCGTGATCCTGGTGGCCGTGATCTACCTGCCCGCCAAGCTCGGCGGCTGGAACTCCATCTTCGACGCGGCCGAGGCGAAATTCGCCGCGTCCCCCGCACCGAACGACGGGATCACGCTCAACGTCAACAACCAGCTGCAGTACATCACGCTGGCGCTCGGCTCGGCGATGGCGCTGTTCCTCTACCCGCACTCGATCACCGGCGTGCTGGCCAGCCGCGACCGCGGCGTGATCAAGCGGAACATGTCCGCGCTCCCCGCGTACAGCCTGCTGCTCGGCCTGATAGCGCTGCTGGGTTTCATGGCGATCGCGGCCGGCGTGAAACCGCTGCCCGGCGCGCGCGAGGGCACGGTGGACAGCAACACGGTCGTGCCGCTGCTGTTCGACCAGCAGTTCCCGGCCTGGTTCGCCGGCGTCGCGTTCGCCGCCGTCGGCATCGGCGCGCTGGTCCCCGCGGCCATCATGTCGATCGCCGCGGCGAACCTGTTCACCCGCAACATCTACAAGGAGTACCTGCGCAAGGACGCGACGCCCGCGCAGGAGGCGAACGTCTCGAAGATCACCTCGCTGGTGGTCAAGGTCGGCGCCGTCGCCTGCATCGTCTTCCTGGACCCGCAGTTCTCCATCGACCTGCAGCTGATCGGCGGCGTGATCATCCTGCAGACGCTGCCCGCGGTCGCGCTCGGCCTCTACACGCGCTGGCTGCACCGCGGCGCGCTGGTCGCGGGCTGGGTCGCCGGCATGGGCCTCGGCATGTGGATGCTCTACCAGATCCCCAACGCCGCCACCGGCCGCGCCCACTTCGGGGGCTCCGCGTTCCCGCTGTCCAAGTTCGGCTTCGACACCACCATGACGATCTACGTCGGCCTGGTCGCGGTCGCGCTCAACGTCCTGGTCGCGGTGATCGCCACGCTCATCCTCCGCTCCATGAACGTGGCCGAGGGCGAGGACGGCACCACCCGCGAGGACTACTTCGCGGACGCCACCACCGCCGCTCCCACCACCCCGGCCGGCTCCACCCCCGCGGCCCCGACCACCACCACGTAG
- a CDS encoding S1 family peptidase: protein MRSTSSSIRRSATIIAAPAILVGALIAPTNAQAAPTLMTEAHAGAAMALSTELGATRTAGAYFDADTNRMVVTVTDATAARAVRAEGAVAETVTFSNAQLDAVIADLNTTPIAGTAWGTDVMANQVVVSVDNTVSDADVAIIKAKVEKAGAAARLEFTGKLSTTITGGDAIYAGGSRCSLGFNARSGSTYYFVTAGHCTNIASTWTNGSTTLGTRTVSSFPGNDYGIVRYTNTSIAHPSAVGSQTISSAATPAVGTQVTRRGSTTGTRSGQVTALNTTVNYAEGSVSGMIRTTVCAQPGDSGGPLYRGSVAYGITSGGSGNCTSGGVTYFQPVTEALSRGGLTVGGF, encoded by the coding sequence GTGAGATCCACAAGCTCCTCGATCCGGCGCTCCGCGACCATCATCGCGGCGCCCGCCATCCTCGTCGGCGCTCTCATCGCCCCCACCAACGCCCAGGCCGCCCCCACGCTCATGACCGAGGCCCACGCGGGCGCGGCCATGGCGCTCAGCACCGAACTCGGCGCCACCCGCACCGCGGGCGCCTACTTCGACGCGGACACCAACCGCATGGTCGTCACCGTCACCGACGCGACCGCCGCCCGCGCGGTGCGCGCCGAGGGCGCGGTCGCCGAGACCGTGACCTTCAGCAACGCGCAGCTCGACGCCGTGATCGCGGACCTCAACACCACCCCGATCGCCGGTACGGCGTGGGGCACCGACGTCATGGCGAACCAGGTCGTGGTCTCCGTCGACAACACGGTCAGCGACGCCGACGTGGCGATCATCAAGGCCAAGGTGGAGAAGGCCGGCGCCGCGGCCCGCCTCGAGTTCACCGGCAAGCTCTCCACCACGATCACCGGTGGCGACGCGATCTACGCCGGCGGCAGCCGCTGCTCGCTCGGCTTCAACGCGCGGTCCGGCTCCACGTACTACTTCGTGACCGCCGGCCACTGCACCAACATCGCGTCGACGTGGACCAACGGCTCCACGACGCTCGGCACCCGTACCGTGAGCAGCTTCCCGGGCAACGACTACGGCATCGTCCGGTACACGAACACCAGCATCGCGCACCCGAGCGCGGTCGGCAGCCAGACGATCTCCTCCGCGGCCACCCCGGCCGTCGGCACCCAGGTCACCCGCCGCGGCAGCACCACCGGCACCCGCTCCGGCCAGGTGACCGCGCTCAACACCACGGTCAACTACGCCGAGGGCTCGGTCTCCGGCATGATCCGGACCACGGTCTGCGCCCAGCCGGGTGACTCCGGCGGCCCGCTGTACCGCGGCTCGGTCGCCTACGGCATCACCTCCGGCGGCTCCGGCAACTGCACCAGCGGCGGCGTCACCTACTTCCAGCCGGTCACCGAGGCGCTCTCGCGTGGCGGCCTGACGGTGGGCGGCTTCTAG
- a CDS encoding DUF3311 domain-containing protein: protein MAEPPSTTPPPDPETADISDTEAAASAPAQARSDRSPWNWLLIVPIVVPLTTPLFNHDNPRLLGFPTFYWLQLAFIILGVTTTTVVYRMTGRGERR from the coding sequence ATGGCCGAGCCACCGAGCACCACGCCGCCGCCCGACCCGGAGACCGCGGACATCTCGGACACCGAGGCCGCGGCGTCCGCGCCGGCGCAGGCCCGCAGCGACCGCAGCCCGTGGAACTGGCTGCTGATCGTGCCGATCGTGGTGCCGCTGACCACGCCACTGTTCAACCACGACAATCCGCGCCTGCTGGGATTCCCGACGTTCTACTGGTTGCAGCTGGCGTTCATCATCCTCGGCGTCACCACCACCACGGTGGTCTACCGGATGACCGGGCGGGGTGAGCGTCGATGA
- a CDS encoding zinc ribbon domain-containing protein, giving the protein MKAAPQAQRRLLDLQAIDTSLAQLAHRRKTLPEYAELDTLARNLSALEDERVRAQVTVDDLDRDIARLERDVEQVRARREKDDNRLAAGTGPARELEALQHEVASLTRRQSELEDQELELMEQRETAQATLDEIAGRQQAARDARAAAEARRDAALAEIAKEEEFKAKSRTPLAADLPGDLVALYDRLREANAGLGAALFRAGRCGGCRLELYGQELHRVKAAPADEVVRCEECGRIMVRTAESGL; this is encoded by the coding sequence GTGAAGGCCGCGCCGCAAGCCCAACGCCGTCTGCTGGATCTGCAGGCGATCGACACGTCCCTGGCCCAGCTCGCGCACCGGCGCAAGACGCTCCCGGAGTACGCGGAGCTGGACACGCTGGCCCGCAACCTCTCCGCGCTGGAGGATGAGCGGGTGCGCGCCCAGGTCACGGTGGACGACCTGGACCGCGACATCGCCCGGCTGGAGCGGGACGTCGAGCAGGTCCGCGCGCGCCGGGAGAAGGACGACAACCGGCTGGCCGCCGGCACCGGCCCGGCCCGCGAGCTGGAGGCGCTGCAGCACGAGGTGGCCAGCCTGACCCGCCGGCAGAGCGAGCTGGAGGACCAGGAGCTCGAGCTGATGGAGCAGCGGGAGACCGCGCAGGCCACGCTGGACGAGATCGCCGGCCGGCAGCAGGCCGCGCGCGATGCCCGCGCCGCCGCCGAGGCCCGCCGTGACGCCGCACTGGCCGAGATCGCCAAGGAGGAGGAGTTCAAGGCGAAGTCGCGGACCCCGCTGGCCGCGGACCTCCCCGGCGACCTGGTCGCGCTCTACGACCGGCTGCGCGAGGCGAACGCCGGGCTCGGCGCCGCGCTGTTCCGGGCCGGTCGCTGCGGCGGCTGCCGCCTGGAGCTGTACGGACAGGAGCTGCACCGGGTCAAGGCCGCGCCGGCCGACGAGGTGGTGCGCTGCGAGGAGTGCGGGCGGATCATGGTCCGTACCGCGGAGTCCGGCCTGTGA
- a CDS encoding glycosyltransferase: protein MKYPRRRLVIVVRADPVICGHSGEARNLAEVALTRGYDDVRLLTWPIPTLQAAGLPLKPLDRLLPYSEGITVERPEPVGDYRVPDGRHLAGLTGRLVELLTEPVPTTVLSMYLVPHTQVVNDAVTAVRAAGFTPDVYTVAKAVGSDVTNVIRNCLREGRFGAATVLLTQFLASDEVVAVSDYTRDEIIASAEEVDAAVGTRFAEECRRRVTVSYPPIDSSAYLDLDPAAVDAALARRGLERDGYVLFLSRVARAKGIYDLVMAYGQMACRDRVKLVVAGTGPALEHVRAMAKEDENIVFLTDVDDDEKPLLMNGCAAYVLPTKPEPDFVETFGIALAEKGLAGGGPIITALTGGTGEAVGDAAVIIEAGDVPGIAAAVDRVVLRMSAEERRDLEVRARAHAMTFDRGQVFDDLFPAKPSIVAA from the coding sequence ATGAAATACCCCCGTCGCCGTCTCGTGATCGTGGTCCGGGCCGATCCGGTCATCTGCGGCCATTCGGGTGAGGCGCGCAACCTGGCCGAGGTCGCGCTGACCCGCGGGTACGACGACGTGCGCCTGCTGACCTGGCCCATCCCGACGTTGCAGGCGGCCGGCCTGCCGCTGAAGCCGCTGGACCGGCTGCTGCCGTACAGCGAGGGCATCACGGTCGAGCGCCCGGAGCCGGTCGGCGACTACCGCGTGCCGGACGGCCGCCACCTGGCCGGGCTCACCGGCCGGCTGGTCGAGCTGCTCACCGAGCCGGTGCCGACCACGGTGCTGTCCATGTACCTGGTGCCGCACACGCAGGTGGTCAACGACGCGGTCACCGCGGTGCGGGCGGCCGGGTTCACGCCGGACGTCTACACGGTGGCGAAGGCGGTCGGCTCGGACGTCACCAACGTGATCCGCAACTGCCTGCGCGAGGGCCGGTTCGGCGCCGCCACCGTGCTGCTCACCCAGTTCCTGGCCAGCGACGAGGTGGTCGCCGTCTCCGACTACACGCGGGACGAGATCATCGCCTCGGCCGAGGAGGTGGACGCGGCCGTCGGCACGCGTTTCGCGGAGGAGTGCCGCCGCCGCGTCACGGTCAGCTACCCGCCGATCGACTCGTCCGCCTACCTGGATCTGGACCCGGCCGCGGTGGACGCCGCGCTGGCCCGCCGCGGCCTGGAGCGCGACGGCTACGTGCTGTTCCTGTCCCGCGTGGCGCGCGCCAAGGGCATCTACGACCTGGTCATGGCGTACGGCCAGATGGCCTGCCGGGACCGGGTCAAGCTGGTCGTCGCGGGCACCGGGCCGGCGCTGGAGCACGTGCGGGCGATGGCCAAGGAGGACGAGAACATCGTCTTCCTGACCGACGTGGACGACGACGAGAAGCCGCTGCTGATGAACGGCTGCGCGGCGTACGTGCTGCCGACCAAGCCGGAGCCGGACTTCGTGGAGACGTTCGGCATCGCGCTGGCGGAGAAGGGGCTGGCCGGTGGCGGGCCGATAATCACGGCACTCACCGGCGGTACGGGTGAGGCGGTCGGCGACGCCGCGGTGATCATCGAGGCCGGCGACGTGCCCGGGATCGCGGCGGCCGTCGACCGCGTGGTGCTCCGGATGTCCGCCGAGGAGCGCCGTGATCTCGAGGTCCGGGCGCGGGCGCACGCGATGACGTTCGACCGCGGCCAGGTCTTCGACGACCTCTTCCCGGCCAAGCCCTCGATCGTCGCGGCCTGA
- a CDS encoding FAD-dependent oxidoreductase — translation MNTEVCVVGGGPAGLMLGLLLARAGVRTVVLEKHADFLRDFRGDTVHPSTLALIGELGLARRAEELPHRKVRYVTLTFADGTRRIGDFSRLRGWPPYLMFVPQWDFLEMLATEAARHDTFTLLRETEMTALLRDPDGTVRGVRAHGPDGRSLTVRAALTVACDGRSSRVRWELGLTPVEFGAPMDVLWFRLSRTEQDPEGIQGLVGAGGALISLDRGSYWQIAYLIPKGGYDAVVAQGLDAFRARVVSLFPRLADRVGEITSFDDVRMLTVQVDRLRRWHVPGALLIGDAAHAMSPIGGVGINLAIQDAVAAARLLTPALRAGRLTEADLAAVQRRRMLPTRVTQRAQRIMQRGVLAPLLRTERPVDAPLPFRLLDRFPVLRGIPARVVGVGIRPERAPVLPATERYPARS, via the coding sequence ATCAACACTGAGGTCTGCGTCGTCGGCGGCGGGCCCGCGGGCCTGATGCTGGGCCTGCTGCTCGCCCGCGCCGGGGTGCGCACGGTGGTGCTGGAGAAGCACGCCGACTTCCTGCGCGACTTCCGCGGCGACACCGTCCACCCGTCCACGCTGGCGCTGATCGGCGAGCTGGGCCTCGCGCGCCGCGCCGAGGAGCTGCCGCACCGCAAGGTCCGCTACGTCACGCTCACGTTCGCGGACGGCACCCGCCGGATCGGCGACTTCAGCCGGCTGCGCGGCTGGCCGCCGTACCTGATGTTCGTGCCGCAGTGGGACTTCCTGGAGATGCTGGCCACGGAGGCGGCCCGCCACGACACGTTCACGCTGCTGCGCGAGACCGAGATGACCGCGCTGCTCCGCGACCCGGACGGCACCGTGCGCGGCGTGCGGGCGCACGGCCCGGACGGGCGGTCGCTCACCGTCCGCGCCGCACTGACCGTGGCCTGCGACGGGCGATCATCGCGGGTGCGGTGGGAGCTCGGCCTGACCCCGGTGGAGTTCGGCGCGCCGATGGACGTGCTGTGGTTCCGCCTGTCGCGCACCGAGCAGGACCCGGAGGGCATTCAGGGCCTGGTCGGCGCGGGCGGCGCGCTGATCTCGCTGGACCGGGGCAGCTACTGGCAGATCGCGTACCTGATCCCCAAGGGCGGCTACGACGCCGTGGTCGCGCAGGGGCTGGACGCGTTCCGCGCCCGGGTGGTCTCGCTCTTCCCGCGGCTCGCCGACCGGGTCGGGGAGATCACCTCGTTCGACGACGTGCGCATGCTGACCGTCCAGGTCGACCGGTTGCGCCGCTGGCACGTGCCGGGCGCGCTGCTGATCGGCGACGCCGCGCACGCCATGTCCCCGATCGGCGGCGTCGGCATCAACCTGGCGATCCAGGACGCGGTGGCGGCGGCCCGGCTGCTCACCCCGGCGCTGCGCGCGGGCCGGCTGACCGAGGCGGACCTGGCCGCGGTGCAGCGCCGCCGCATGCTGCCGACCCGGGTGACCCAGCGCGCGCAGCGGATCATGCAGCGTGGCGTGCTGGCACCGCTGCTGCGCACGGAGCGGCCGGTCGACGCGCCGCTGCCGTTCCGCCTGCTGGACCGTTTCCCGGTGCTGCGCGGCATCCCGGCGCGCGTGGTCGGCGTCGGCATCCGCCCGGAGCGCGCGCCCGTGCTGCCCGCGACCGAGCGGTATCCTGCGCGGTCGTGA
- a CDS encoding erythromycin esterase family protein translates to MRLTLRTVDPDAPLDDLEPLRGLIGGARVVGIGESAHYVREYQLLRHRLLRFLVERMGFTGYAQESGFSEGLALAAWVAGGAGEFPAGGLTYRFGTAPETRRMFAWLRAHGTVRYTGLDLPGDLASMLPALDGLARFAAAVADAGTRDAVDSVRELAARWAGPHTMPAFAAYLALPAADRDALTVRLADLAARLDALRPLHVRAAGRDACETARHELRLAVLLDAQVRAQARAAAGATAELAVNARDTAMAETARMLLARGERLVIGAANSHLTRVPLPTAGLELPTLGSHLAADLGDDLVVIALTTAAGRVPARRRSATAPEGVEVVPVDLEPPAEGSIEALLAADAPVLADVRSLPADRSRVLDTYQDLPVATAYDLVACLPTITPTTR, encoded by the coding sequence GTGAGACTCACACTGCGCACAGTGGACCCGGACGCCCCGCTCGACGACCTGGAACCGCTGCGCGGGCTGATCGGCGGCGCGCGCGTGGTCGGGATCGGCGAGTCCGCGCACTACGTGCGGGAGTACCAACTCCTGCGGCACCGGCTGCTGCGGTTCCTGGTCGAGCGGATGGGCTTCACCGGGTACGCACAGGAGTCCGGCTTCAGCGAGGGCCTGGCGCTGGCGGCCTGGGTCGCGGGCGGGGCGGGGGAGTTCCCGGCGGGCGGGCTGACGTACCGGTTCGGCACCGCGCCGGAGACCCGGCGGATGTTCGCCTGGCTGCGCGCGCACGGCACGGTCCGCTACACCGGGCTGGACCTGCCCGGCGACCTCGCCTCGATGCTGCCCGCGCTGGACGGCCTCGCCCGGTTCGCCGCGGCCGTGGCGGACGCGGGAACCCGGGACGCGGTGGACTCGGTGCGCGAGCTCGCCGCGCGCTGGGCCGGGCCGCACACGATGCCGGCGTTCGCCGCCTACCTGGCGCTGCCCGCGGCGGACCGGGACGCGCTGACCGTCCGGCTGGCGGACCTGGCCGCGCGCCTGGACGCGCTGCGCCCGCTGCACGTGCGCGCGGCCGGCCGCGACGCGTGCGAGACCGCCCGGCACGAGCTGCGCCTCGCCGTGCTGCTCGACGCGCAGGTGCGGGCACAGGCCCGGGCCGCCGCCGGCGCCACGGCGGAGCTGGCCGTGAACGCGCGCGACACCGCCATGGCCGAGACCGCCCGCATGCTGCTCGCCCGGGGCGAACGCCTGGTCATCGGTGCCGCGAACTCGCACCTGACCCGCGTGCCGCTGCCCACCGCCGGTCTCGAACTGCCCACCCTCGGCAGCCACCTCGCCGCCGACCTGGGCGACGACCTGGTGGTGATCGCGCTGACCACCGCCGCCGGCCGCGTCCCGGCCCGCCGCCGCTCCGCCACCGCCCCGGAGGGTGTCGAGGTCGTCCCGGTGGACCTGGAACCCCCGGCGGAGGGCAGCATCGAGGCCCTGCTCGCCGCGGACGCCCCGGTGCTGGCGGACGTCCGCTCCCTGCCCGCCGACCGCAGCCGCGTCCTCGACACCTATCAGGACCTCCCGGTCGCCACCGCCTACGACCTCGTCGCCTGCCTCCCCACCATCACCCCGACCACCCGCTGA
- a CDS encoding Nif3-like dinuclear metal center hexameric protein, with the protein MTPSEQTTVGRLVDALEARYQPAWAEQWDRVGLVLGEPDAVVRRVLCVVDVVDETVDEAFEAGADLIVAHHPLLLKGVSSVAPTTSKGRIVHRLIRGGIALFTAHTNADAASPGVSDALAARLDLRDLRPLAPHPAGPELGIGRVGTLPSPRTLREFAAFAAARLPATTWGVRAAGDPDRMIRTVAVCGGAGDSFLPQAAAAGADAYLTSDLRHHTAGEHLASGGPALLDAAHWATERPWCDDVAAWLRAGHPVEVIVSDLDTDPWTLHAASPLSSELKKESSS; encoded by the coding sequence GTGACCCCCAGCGAGCAGACGACCGTCGGCCGGTTGGTGGACGCGCTCGAGGCGCGCTACCAGCCGGCCTGGGCGGAGCAGTGGGACCGCGTCGGCCTGGTGCTCGGCGAGCCGGACGCGGTCGTGCGCCGCGTGCTGTGCGTGGTCGACGTGGTGGACGAGACCGTCGACGAGGCCTTCGAGGCCGGCGCGGACCTGATCGTGGCGCACCATCCGCTGCTGCTCAAGGGCGTGTCGTCGGTGGCGCCGACCACGTCCAAGGGCCGGATCGTGCACCGCCTGATCAGGGGCGGCATCGCGCTGTTCACCGCGCACACCAACGCCGACGCGGCCAGCCCCGGCGTCTCCGACGCGCTCGCCGCCCGGCTGGACCTGCGCGACCTCCGCCCGCTCGCCCCGCACCCGGCCGGCCCGGAGCTCGGCATCGGCCGGGTGGGCACGCTGCCGTCGCCGCGCACGCTGCGCGAGTTCGCCGCGTTCGCCGCGGCCCGGCTGCCCGCCACCACCTGGGGGGTACGCGCGGCCGGCGACCCGGATCGGATGATCCGCACGGTCGCGGTCTGCGGCGGTGCGGGAGACTCGTTCCTGCCGCAGGCGGCCGCCGCCGGGGCCGATGCATACTTGACCTCCGATCTACGGCACCACACGGCCGGTGAGCACCTGGCGAGCGGCGGGCCCGCGTTGCTGGACGCCGCGCACTGGGCCACCGAGCGCCCCTGGTGCGACGACGTGGCGGCCTGGCTGCGCGCCGGGCACCCGGTCGAGGTGATCGTCTCGGACCTGGACACCGATCCCTGGACGCTGCACGCGGCGTCCCCGCTCTCGTCAGAACTGAAGAAGGAGTCCTCGTCGTGA
- a CDS encoding bifunctional RNase H/acid phosphatase, producing the protein MSLRVIVEADGGSRGNPGPAGYGAVVIEAATGQVLAERFDSVGVTTNNVAEYSGLIAGLEAAAELGASAVDVRMDSKLVVEQMSGRWQIKNPGLRPLAATAAQLIKKFDEVGFTWIPRERNKAADALANKAMDGGRSVSPQPVADVATAAPSAKDLARRIAADAAGPARVTVTPPASWAPPAMTAATRMILVRHGETGMTAEKRYSGRGDVPLSAHGLTQAEAAARRVAALAPDLAAVVTSPLSRCAATAAEIARAAGGVPVETEAGLIECDFGEWEGRTFAEVRERWPAEMQRWLESTAVAPPGGESFKAVAKRIRGARAAITAAHEGTTIAVVSHVSPIKLLLQDALAASDAFLHRLFLEPAGISIVDTWPDGNVAVRTVNDTAHLA; encoded by the coding sequence GTGAGCCTGCGCGTCATCGTCGAGGCGGACGGCGGCTCGCGCGGCAACCCCGGCCCGGCCGGGTACGGCGCCGTGGTCATCGAGGCCGCCACCGGCCAGGTGCTGGCCGAGCGCTTCGACTCGGTCGGCGTCACCACGAACAACGTGGCCGAGTACTCGGGCCTGATCGCGGGCCTGGAGGCGGCGGCCGAGCTGGGCGCGTCCGCGGTGGACGTGCGGATGGACTCCAAGCTGGTGGTCGAGCAGATGTCCGGCCGCTGGCAGATCAAGAACCCGGGGCTGCGCCCACTCGCCGCCACCGCGGCCCAGCTGATCAAGAAGTTCGACGAGGTGGGCTTCACCTGGATCCCGCGCGAGCGGAACAAGGCCGCGGACGCGCTGGCGAACAAGGCGATGGACGGCGGCCGCAGCGTCTCGCCGCAGCCGGTCGCCGACGTGGCCACCGCCGCCCCCTCGGCCAAGGACCTGGCCCGGCGGATCGCGGCCGACGCGGCCGGGCCGGCCCGGGTGACGGTCACGCCGCCGGCGTCCTGGGCGCCGCCGGCGATGACCGCGGCGACCCGGATGATCCTGGTCCGGCACGGCGAGACCGGGATGACCGCGGAGAAGCGCTACTCCGGGCGCGGTGACGTGCCGCTCTCCGCGCACGGGCTGACGCAGGCGGAGGCGGCCGCGCGCCGGGTGGCCGCGCTCGCGCCGGACCTGGCCGCGGTGGTCACCTCGCCGCTGTCCCGCTGCGCCGCCACGGCCGCGGAGATCGCGCGCGCGGCCGGGGGCGTACCGGTGGAGACCGAGGCCGGCCTGATCGAGTGCGACTTCGGCGAGTGGGAGGGCCGCACGTTCGCGGAGGTACGCGAGCGCTGGCCGGCCGAGATGCAGCGCTGGCTAGAGTCGACCGCGGTGGCGCCGCCCGGGGGCGAGTCGTTCAAGGCGGTCGCGAAGCGGATCCGGGGCGCGCGGGCCGCGATCACGGCCGCGCACGAGGGCACCACGATCGCGGTGGTCAGCCACGTGTCGCCGATCAAGCTGCTGCTCCAGGACGCGCTGGCCGCGTCCGACGCGTTCCTGCACCGGCTCTTCCTGGAACCGGCCGGCATCTCCATCGTGGACACCTGGCCGGACGGCAACGTCGCGGTCCGCACGGTCAACGACACCGCGCACCTGGCGTAG